From a single Streptomyces sp. NBC_00377 genomic region:
- a CDS encoding FadR/GntR family transcriptional regulator has product MSTLAHTMMTAARSTDSGLAGPGELDRYPFAEAPVTERVGAPVWESAEPELGRVGRRTAGNRGRGLHGQLVQQLGQMIVSGDLGADRPLVPEEIGQRFEVSRTVVRESLRVLEAKGLVSARPNVGTRVRPVSDWNLLDPDIIEWRAFGPQRDDQRRELSELRWTIEPLAARLAAGHGRADVQQRLSDMVEIMGHATAQGDGLTYSRADAEFHSLLIQLAGNRMLEHLSGIVSSALHVSGGPVTGCDRPNDASLGHHGRIADALAAGDGAAAEVAMRQLLTVHPEVERVVPAPREH; this is encoded by the coding sequence GTGAGTACCCTTGCGCACACCATGATGACCGCCGCCCGCTCCACCGACTCCGGTCTGGCCGGCCCGGGCGAACTCGACCGCTATCCGTTCGCCGAAGCCCCTGTGACCGAACGCGTCGGAGCCCCCGTGTGGGAGTCCGCGGAGCCGGAGCTTGGCCGTGTGGGCCGCCGCACCGCGGGCAACCGTGGACGCGGGCTGCACGGCCAACTCGTCCAGCAACTGGGCCAGATGATCGTTTCCGGTGATCTGGGCGCCGACCGGCCGCTGGTGCCCGAGGAGATCGGTCAGCGGTTCGAGGTGTCCCGCACCGTCGTTCGCGAGTCGCTGCGTGTCCTCGAGGCCAAGGGTCTGGTCAGCGCCCGGCCGAACGTCGGCACACGCGTGCGTCCCGTGAGTGACTGGAACCTTCTCGACCCGGACATCATCGAGTGGCGGGCCTTCGGCCCTCAGCGCGACGATCAGCGGCGCGAGCTCAGCGAGCTGCGCTGGACGATCGAACCGCTTGCGGCCCGGCTCGCCGCAGGGCACGGGCGTGCAGACGTCCAGCAGCGGCTCTCCGACATGGTCGAGATCATGGGGCATGCCACGGCGCAGGGCGACGGGCTCACCTACTCCCGGGCCGACGCAGAGTTCCACTCTCTGCTCATCCAGCTCGCCGGCAACCGCATGCTGGAGCACCTTTCCGGCATCGTGTCGTCCGCCCTCCATGTGTCCGGCGGGCCGGTCACGGGCTGTGACCGGCCGAACGACGCGTCGCTGGGACATCACGGGCGGATCGCGGACGCCCTCGCGGCCGGCGACGGGGCGGCGGCCGAGGTGGCCATGCGGCAGCTGCTCACCGTTCATCCCGAGGTGGAGCGCGTCGTCCCGGCGCCGCGCGAGCACTGA
- a CDS encoding S1 family serine peptidase: MRRPLVRALSRPLILAAVAIAIPMASAAPAASDGVVVGGFPVDISQSPWTVALSSRDRFGGMRSGQFCGGVAVGPSIVLTAAHCMGEDVLGVPPGKLADLKVVAGRTDLYADAGQEVSVRSVWVNPGYDASSNAGDFAVLTLAAPLPAGAVIAMAGEGDAAYKAGTEAVVYGWGDVTGFGAYARTLRAARVHVLADAQCERAYPGNTDGTYDARSMVCAGEARGGRDACQGDSGGPLVAQGRVIGLVSWGSGCGRPGSPGVYTRVSDAVRTLGWARTSESSTKPSEGV; the protein is encoded by the coding sequence ATGCGTCGTCCCCTTGTCCGGGCCCTGTCCCGGCCGCTGATCCTGGCGGCCGTGGCGATCGCCATACCCATGGCCTCTGCCGCGCCGGCGGCCTCAGACGGCGTGGTGGTGGGGGGCTTCCCGGTCGACATCTCCCAGAGCCCGTGGACGGTCGCGCTGTCCAGCCGTGACCGGTTCGGAGGCATGCGTTCCGGGCAGTTCTGCGGAGGCGTGGCGGTCGGCCCGTCCATCGTGCTCACCGCGGCCCACTGCATGGGCGAGGACGTCCTGGGCGTACCGCCGGGCAAACTGGCCGACCTGAAGGTCGTCGCGGGCCGTACGGACCTGTACGCGGACGCCGGGCAGGAGGTCTCCGTGCGCAGTGTCTGGGTGAACCCGGGCTACGACGCTTCCAGCAACGCCGGGGACTTCGCGGTACTCACCCTTGCCGCGCCACTTCCCGCGGGTGCCGTCATCGCCATGGCCGGGGAGGGTGATGCGGCGTACAAGGCCGGGACGGAGGCCGTCGTCTACGGCTGGGGCGACGTGACCGGTTTCGGTGCCTACGCCCGCACCCTGCGGGCGGCTCGGGTGCATGTGCTGGCCGACGCACAGTGCGAGCGGGCGTATCCCGGCAACACCGACGGCACCTACGACGCGCGGAGCATGGTGTGCGCCGGGGAGGCGCGAGGCGGTCGTGACGCCTGTCAGGGGGACAGTGGCGGGCCGCTGGTCGCCCAGGGCCGGGTCATCGGGCTCGTGTCGTGGGGCAGTGGCTGTGGGAGGCCGGGAAGCCCCGGCGTCTACACGCGCGTGTCGGACGCCGTCCGGACACTCGGGTGGGCGCGTACCTCGGAAAGCTCCACAAAGCCCTCTGAGGGCGTCTGA
- a CDS encoding DUF7455 domain-containing protein, with protein sequence MTTVLTPASPLTAADRCDRCGAQAYVRVVLLSGGELLFCAHHGRKFEPELKKIAAEIQDETERLTTVPASSSEEER encoded by the coding sequence GTGACTACTGTTCTGACCCCCGCGAGCCCGCTGACGGCCGCTGACCGCTGCGACCGCTGCGGCGCCCAGGCGTACGTACGCGTCGTGCTGCTCAGCGGCGGAGAACTGCTCTTCTGCGCCCACCACGGCCGCAAGTTCGAGCCGGAACTCAAGAAGATCGCCGCTGAGATACAGGACGAGACAGAGCGGCTGACGACCGTTCCGGCCTCCAGTTCGGAAGAAGAGCGCTGA
- a CDS encoding NUDIX hydrolase codes for MPYDPSAFPPFAVTVDLVVLTVRRHALCALAVRRGEAPFQGRWALPGGFVREDEDLTQAAARELAEETGLRAHDPSAPAHDNGAHLEQLATYGDPKRDPRMRVVSVAHLALAPDLPAPRAGGDASNARWAPVDELLEHGGYGWEEEPVAPLAFDHAQILADGVERARSKIEYSSLATAFCPTEFTVGELRRVYEAVWGVALDPRNFHRKVTGTPGFLVPTGGTTTRQGGRPAQLFRAGGATLLNPPMLRPEV; via the coding sequence ATGCCCTACGACCCGTCAGCCTTTCCGCCCTTCGCCGTCACCGTGGACCTGGTCGTGCTGACCGTGCGCCGCCACGCCCTGTGCGCGCTGGCGGTGCGCAGGGGTGAGGCGCCGTTCCAGGGGCGATGGGCGCTCCCGGGCGGTTTCGTGCGGGAGGACGAGGACCTCACCCAGGCCGCGGCCCGCGAGCTGGCCGAGGAGACCGGACTGCGGGCCCACGACCCCTCGGCTCCGGCTCACGACAACGGTGCCCATCTGGAGCAGCTCGCCACTTACGGAGATCCCAAGCGGGACCCCCGGATGCGCGTCGTGAGCGTCGCGCATCTGGCGCTCGCGCCGGACCTTCCGGCTCCGCGAGCGGGCGGAGACGCCAGCAACGCCCGCTGGGCCCCGGTCGACGAGCTGCTCGAGCACGGTGGGTACGGCTGGGAGGAGGAGCCGGTCGCGCCGCTGGCCTTCGACCACGCCCAGATCCTCGCGGACGGCGTAGAACGGGCCCGTTCCAAGATCGAGTACTCGTCCCTCGCGACCGCGTTCTGCCCCACCGAGTTCACGGTCGGCGAGCTCCGCCGCGTCTACGAGGCGGTGTGGGGAGTGGCGCTGGACCCGCGGAACTTCCACCGCAAGGTGACCGGCACACCCGGATTCCTGGTGCCCACCGGTGGCACCACCACACGGCAGGGAGGCCGCCCCGCCCAGCTGTTCCGGGCGGGCGGCGCGACCCTCCTCAACCCGCCGATGCTGCGGCCCGAGGTGTGA
- a CDS encoding DNA gyrase/topoisomerase IV subunit B produces the protein MTAETSVPSTALLAGADRDGSNYTARHLLVLEGLEAVRKRPGMYIGSTDSRGLMHCLWEIIDNSVDEALGGYCDHIEVILHDDASVEVRDNGRGIPVDVEPKTGLSGVEVVMTKLHAGGKFGGGSYAASGGLHGVGASVVNALSARLDVEVDRNGNTHAISFRRGVPGAFAADGPDSKFETGGLRKVKRIAKNRTGTRVRYWADRQIFLKDAKLSLENLHQRARQTAFLVPGLTIVVRDEYGLGEGGSKGEESFRFDGGISEFCEYLAADKPVCDVLRFTGQGTFKETVPVLDEHGQMTPTEVTRELGVDVAMRWGTGYDTNLKSFVNIIATPKGGTHVAGFEQAVAKTMNEVLRAKKLLRVAEDDIVKDDALEGLTAVVTVRLAEPQFEGQTKEVLGTSAARRIVNTVIARELKAFLTSAKRDAAAQARVVMEKAVAAARTRIAARQHKDAQRRKTALESSSLPAKLADCRSDDVERSELFIVEGDSALGTAKLARNSEFQALLPIRGKILNVQKSSVTDMLKNAECGAIIQVIGAGSGRTFDIDAARYGKIIMMTDADVDGSHIRTLLLTLFHRYMRPMVEAGRVFAAVPPLHRIELVQPRKGQDKYVYTYSDRELRDKLMEFQSKGVRYKDSIQRYKGLGEMDADQLAETTMDPRHRTLRRINLSDLESAEQVFDLLMGNDVAPRKEFISSSAATLDRSRIDA, from the coding sequence GTGACCGCCGAAACGTCCGTGCCGTCCACAGCGCTGCTGGCAGGAGCAGACCGGGACGGTTCCAACTACACCGCGCGGCACCTGCTCGTCCTCGAGGGCCTCGAGGCCGTGCGGAAGCGCCCGGGTATGTACATCGGCTCGACCGACAGCCGTGGTCTGATGCACTGCCTGTGGGAAATCATCGACAACTCCGTCGACGAGGCCCTGGGCGGCTATTGCGACCACATCGAGGTGATCCTCCACGACGACGCCTCGGTCGAGGTCCGCGACAACGGCCGGGGCATTCCCGTCGACGTCGAACCCAAGACGGGCCTGTCCGGCGTCGAGGTCGTCATGACCAAGCTGCACGCGGGCGGCAAGTTCGGCGGCGGCTCCTACGCCGCCTCCGGCGGCCTGCACGGCGTCGGTGCCTCCGTGGTCAACGCCCTGTCCGCCCGGCTCGACGTCGAGGTGGACCGCAATGGAAACACGCACGCGATCAGCTTCCGGCGTGGAGTGCCGGGTGCTTTCGCCGCCGACGGCCCCGACTCCAAGTTCGAGACGGGCGGCCTGCGCAAGGTCAAGAGGATCGCCAAGAACCGCACCGGCACGAGGGTGCGGTACTGGGCCGACCGGCAGATCTTCCTCAAGGACGCCAAGCTCTCCCTCGAGAACCTGCACCAGCGTGCTCGGCAGACCGCGTTCCTGGTGCCCGGCCTGACCATCGTCGTCCGCGACGAGTACGGCCTCGGTGAGGGGGGCAGCAAGGGCGAGGAGTCCTTCCGCTTCGACGGTGGCATCAGCGAGTTCTGCGAGTACCTGGCCGCCGACAAGCCCGTCTGCGACGTCCTCCGCTTCACCGGACAGGGGACCTTCAAGGAGACCGTCCCGGTCCTGGACGAGCACGGGCAGATGACGCCGACGGAGGTCACCCGTGAGCTCGGCGTCGATGTGGCGATGCGCTGGGGCACCGGCTATGACACGAACCTCAAGTCGTTCGTCAACATCATCGCCACGCCCAAGGGCGGCACCCATGTCGCCGGCTTCGAGCAGGCGGTCGCCAAGACGATGAACGAGGTGCTGCGGGCGAAGAAACTGCTGCGCGTCGCCGAGGACGACATCGTCAAGGACGACGCCCTGGAGGGCCTGACCGCAGTGGTCACCGTCCGCCTGGCCGAGCCCCAGTTCGAGGGCCAGACCAAGGAGGTCCTCGGCACATCGGCGGCCCGGCGCATCGTGAACACCGTGATCGCCAGGGAGCTCAAGGCGTTCCTGACCTCCGCCAAGCGCGATGCCGCAGCTCAGGCGCGGGTCGTCATGGAGAAGGCGGTCGCCGCCGCGCGGACGCGTATCGCCGCCCGTCAGCACAAGGACGCGCAGCGCCGCAAGACGGCTCTGGAGTCCTCGTCCCTGCCCGCGAAGCTCGCAGACTGCCGCAGCGACGACGTCGAGCGCAGCGAGCTGTTCATCGTCGAGGGAGACTCCGCGCTCGGTACGGCCAAGCTCGCCCGCAACTCCGAGTTCCAGGCGCTCCTGCCGATCCGGGGCAAGATCCTCAACGTCCAGAAGTCGTCCGTGACCGACATGCTCAAGAACGCCGAGTGCGGCGCGATCATCCAGGTCATAGGAGCGGGCTCCGGGCGCACCTTCGACATCGACGCGGCCCGCTACGGCAAGATCATCATGATGACCGACGCCGATGTGGACGGCTCCCACATCCGGACGCTCCTCCTGACCCTGTTCCACCGCTACATGCGGCCCATGGTCGAGGCCGGCCGGGTGTTCGCGGCGGTCCCGCCCCTGCACCGCATCGAGCTCGTCCAGCCCAGGAAGGGCCAGGACAAGTACGTGTACACGTACTCGGACCGCGAGCTGCGCGACAAGCTCATGGAGTTCCAGAGCAAGGGTGTCCGGTACAAGGACTCGATCCAGCGCTACAAGGGTCTCGGTGAGATGGACGCCGACCAGCTGGCCGAGACCACGATGGATCCGCGCCACCGCACCCTGCGTCGCATCAACCTCTCCGACCTGGAGTCGGCCGAGCAGGTGTTCGATCTGCTGATGGGCAATGACGTGGCGCCGCGCAAGGAGTTCATCTCGAGCTCGGCGGCGACGCTGGACCGGTCCCGTATCGACGCGTAG
- a CDS encoding ATP-binding cassette domain-containing protein encodes MLRVIQAFGLTSDSRKALPPAVDDVSFEARAGRVTVLLGAPGAGKTTLLRLMLQLQPGRGHAYFRGRPLHRIAHPSREIGVLLGDVPGHPARTVRGHLRMLCAAVGVPARRADEVLEVVGLVGLRDERLGGLSRGMDRRLGLACALLADPHTLVLDDPARGLSGRENRWLYGMLRTHADQGGTVLTTTTDPKEAARTADRVVTLDHGTLVADQEAADFARTRLRPRVVVRSPHAVRLATLLTREARAAQCSVEVIEEDGNRLSVYGSSCAHVGETAFRHNILVHQLADETGDMGPGAGAVNARRTRPEAGPCFPGAADPNTPEADLNILEGEPATRRSSGRAEPNAAVGEPATPHPSKQAIQVAGDRAPTTVAAIEQNPEHTQAREDVHAASGAPHTGIAVAPRGSGEAQSTRPTSHGPVDAPPHDDVLARDGDSSTGVTATAADDPAAEPSDATAAVAAETLVAEGQAAETPSATESRAVPGRNPAIEPGTPADLLAHGLPRPEQVDESDRATPAAPSPASPPVSATAPARRSPRPSASRNFDILPALPPPIAVRSAPGPLRPLRYELRRAAGIGTGFRTGAAVLVASALTAVLLARVGHTSQARLLAGWPVQLPLPPAALGAGLLGALAFGDEFRHPALAADRGTVPRRLGVLTAKLLVAALTALMLAFLTVGCDAEALYLVYGREVARVPEDWLSLSASWLGLVVGCAWTGVLAAGVFRSTTAGLAAVVAMPVVVLPVVQRAVESASVRTATGFSVRLRETLLMQWPFGGDRYLAAAARVIVQPVGGAMALSLTALLCAYLLTTLRSKAR; translated from the coding sequence TTGCTACGGGTGATCCAGGCCTTCGGACTGACCAGCGACTCCCGCAAGGCGCTTCCGCCCGCCGTCGACGATGTCTCCTTCGAGGCGCGCGCGGGCCGCGTCACCGTGCTGCTCGGAGCGCCGGGCGCGGGCAAGACCACACTGCTGAGACTGATGCTCCAATTGCAGCCGGGCCGCGGCCACGCCTACTTCAGAGGCCGTCCGCTGCACCGCATCGCCCACCCCTCACGTGAGATCGGCGTGCTCCTCGGTGACGTGCCGGGGCATCCCGCCCGCACGGTCCGCGGCCATCTGCGCATGCTGTGCGCGGCAGTCGGCGTTCCGGCGCGGCGGGCCGACGAAGTGCTCGAGGTGGTCGGCCTGGTCGGCCTGCGGGACGAACGCCTCGGCGGCCTGTCCCGCGGCATGGACCGGCGACTGGGCCTGGCCTGTGCTCTCCTCGCGGACCCGCACACTCTCGTCCTCGACGATCCGGCCCGCGGGCTCTCCGGACGCGAGAACCGTTGGCTGTACGGGATGCTGCGCACACACGCGGACCAGGGCGGCACGGTCCTGACGACCACGACCGACCCCAAAGAGGCCGCTCGCACCGCCGACCGGGTCGTCACCCTGGACCACGGCACACTCGTCGCGGATCAGGAAGCCGCCGACTTCGCCCGCACCCGGCTGCGCCCCAGGGTCGTCGTCCGCAGTCCCCACGCCGTGCGTCTCGCCACCCTGCTCACCAGGGAGGCCCGAGCCGCACAGTGCTCCGTCGAGGTGATCGAGGAGGACGGCAACCGACTCTCCGTGTACGGCAGTAGCTGTGCCCACGTCGGAGAGACGGCATTCCGGCACAACATCCTGGTGCATCAACTCGCGGACGAGACGGGGGACATGGGGCCGGGAGCGGGCGCGGTGAATGCGCGGCGGACGCGCCCCGAGGCGGGGCCGTGCTTCCCGGGAGCGGCGGATCCGAACACCCCGGAGGCGGACCTGAACATCCTGGAGGGGGAGCCGGCAACCCGGCGTTCGTCGGGACGGGCGGAGCCGAACGCCGCGGTGGGAGAACCGGCCACCCCGCATCCCTCGAAGCAGGCGATCCAGGTCGCCGGGGACCGGGCGCCGACCACCGTCGCAGCCATCGAGCAGAACCCGGAACACACGCAAGCTCGGGAAGACGTCCATGCGGCGAGTGGCGCCCCGCACACCGGCATCGCGGTCGCGCCACGTGGGTCCGGCGAGGCACAGTCGACTCGCCCCACCTCGCACGGGCCGGTCGACGCGCCACCTCACGACGACGTCCTGGCTCGTGACGGCGACTCCTCGACCGGTGTCACCGCAACAGCCGCAGACGACCCGGCTGCGGAGCCCTCGGACGCGACGGCGGCCGTGGCCGCGGAGACCCTGGTTGCCGAGGGCCAGGCTGCCGAGACCCCGAGCGCGACGGAGTCCCGGGCTGTCCCTGGACGGAACCCCGCGATCGAACCGGGCACCCCAGCAGACCTGCTCGCCCATGGGCTCCCGCGCCCCGAGCAGGTGGACGAGAGCGACCGCGCCACCCCGGCCGCCCCTTCCCCCGCCTCCCCGCCGGTGTCTGCCACGGCCCCGGCCCGGCGCTCACCGCGCCCTTCCGCGTCCCGCAACTTCGATATCCTGCCCGCCCTGCCGCCCCCTATCGCCGTCCGGTCCGCCCCCGGCCCGTTGCGTCCGCTGCGCTACGAACTCCGTCGCGCCGCCGGCATCGGCACCGGATTCCGCACCGGCGCAGCGGTGCTGGTCGCCTCCGCCCTCACCGCCGTACTCCTGGCCCGCGTCGGTCACACCTCACAGGCGCGGCTGCTGGCCGGGTGGCCCGTACAGCTTCCGCTGCCGCCCGCGGCGCTCGGTGCGGGGCTGCTCGGCGCCCTGGCCTTCGGAGACGAGTTCCGCCACCCCGCCCTGGCTGCGGACCGAGGTACCGTGCCCCGGAGGCTGGGGGTACTCACCGCCAAGCTCCTGGTGGCCGCGCTCACCGCCCTGATGCTGGCCTTCCTGACGGTGGGCTGCGACGCCGAAGCGCTGTATCTCGTCTACGGACGGGAGGTCGCGCGAGTTCCCGAGGACTGGCTGTCGCTGAGCGCGAGTTGGCTCGGCCTCGTGGTCGGCTGTGCCTGGACCGGTGTGCTCGCCGCCGGGGTCTTCCGCTCCACCACGGCCGGCCTCGCGGCGGTGGTCGCGATGCCCGTCGTTGTCCTGCCCGTCGTGCAGAGGGCCGTGGAGAGCGCGTCCGTGCGGACGGCGACCGGATTTTCGGTCCGGTTGCGTGAAACACTTCTCATGCAGTGGCCCTTCGGGGGAGACCGCTACCTGGCAGCTGCGGCACGTGTGATCGTCCAACCGGTCGGCGGGGCAATGGCGTTGTCCCTGACCGCCCTGCTGTGCGCTTACCTGCTCACGACCCTGCGGAGCAAGGCCCGATGA
- a CDS encoding RNA polymerase sigma factor, whose amino-acid sequence MSASTSRTLPPEIAESVSVMALIERGKAEGQIAGDDVRRAFEADQIPATQWKNVLRSLNQILEEEGVTLMVSAAEPKRTRKSVAAKSPAKRTATKTVAAKAVTTRKATATAAPATPAAPAVDDPAEEAAPAKKAAAKKTTAKKAVAKKTVAKKTAAKKTAGGKDDAEAGEEEVLEDVKPGEEEEEGTENKGFVLSDDDEDDAPAQQVAVAGATADPVKDYLKQIGKVPLLNAEQEVELAKRIEAGLFAEDKLANADKLAPKLKRELEIIAEDGRRAKNHLLEANLRLVVSLAKRYTGRGMLFLDLIQEGNLGLIRAVEKFDYTKGYKFSTYATWWIRQAITRAMADQARTIRIPVHMVEVINKLARVQRQMLQDLGREPTPEELAKELDMTPEKVIEVQKYGREPISLHTPLGEDGDSEFGDLIEDSEAVVPADAVSFTLLQEQLHSVLDTLSEREAGVVSMRFGLTDGQPKTLDEIGKVYGVTRERIRQIESKTMSKLRHPSRSQVLRDYLD is encoded by the coding sequence GTGTCGGCCAGCACATCCCGTACGCTCCCGCCGGAGATCGCCGAGTCCGTCTCTGTCATGGCGCTCATTGAGCGGGGAAAGGCTGAGGGGCAGATCGCCGGCGACGATGTGCGTCGGGCCTTCGAAGCTGACCAGATTCCGGCCACTCAGTGGAAGAACGTACTGCGCAGCCTCAACCAGATCCTCGAGGAAGAGGGTGTGACGCTGATGGTCAGTGCCGCGGAGCCCAAGCGCACCCGAAAGAGCGTCGCAGCGAAGAGTCCGGCCAAGCGCACCGCCACCAAGACGGTCGCGGCGAAGGCCGTGACCACGAGGAAGGCCACTGCCACGGCCGCCCCGGCCACCCCGGCCGCCCCCGCTGTGGACGATCCCGCAGAGGAAGCCGCCCCTGCCAAGAAGGCGGCTGCCAAGAAGACGACCGCCAAGAAGGCGGTCGCGAAGAAGACCGTCGCCAAGAAGACGGCGGCCAAGAAGACCGCAGGCGGCAAGGACGACGCCGAGGCCGGCGAGGAAGAGGTCCTCGAGGACGTCAAGCCCGGCGAGGAGGAAGAGGAGGGGACCGAGAACAAGGGTTTCGTCCTCTCCGACGACGACGAGGACGACGCGCCCGCCCAGCAGGTCGCCGTGGCCGGTGCCACCGCCGACCCGGTGAAGGACTACCTCAAGCAGATCGGCAAGGTCCCGCTGCTCAACGCCGAGCAGGAGGTCGAGCTCGCCAAGCGCATCGAGGCCGGTCTGTTCGCCGAGGACAAGCTGGCCAACGCCGACAAGCTCGCCCCCAAGCTCAAGCGCGAGCTGGAGATCATCGCCGAGGACGGCCGCCGAGCCAAGAACCACCTGCTGGAGGCCAACCTCCGTCTGGTGGTCTCGCTGGCCAAGCGCTACACCGGTCGCGGCATGCTCTTCCTGGACCTCATCCAGGAGGGCAACCTCGGTCTGATCCGCGCGGTCGAGAAGTTCGACTACACCAAGGGCTACAAGTTCTCCACGTACGCCACCTGGTGGATCCGTCAGGCGATCACCCGCGCGATGGCCGACCAGGCCCGCACCATCCGTATCCCGGTGCACATGGTCGAGGTCATCAACAAGCTCGCACGTGTGCAGCGTCAGATGCTCCAGGACCTGGGCCGCGAGCCCACCCCGGAGGAGCTGGCCAAGGAACTCGACATGACCCCGGAAAAGGTCATCGAGGTCCAGAAGTACGGCCGCGAGCCCATCTCCCTGCACACCCCCCTGGGCGAGGACGGCGACAGCGAGTTCGGTGACCTCATCGAGGACTCCGAGGCGGTCGTCCCGGCCGACGCGGTCAGCTTCACGCTCCTCCAGGAGCAGCTGCACTCCGTCCTCGACACGCTGTCCGAGCGCGAGGCGGGCGTCGTCTCCATGCGGTTCGGTCTCACCGACGGTCAGCCGAAGACCCTCGACGAGATCGGCAAGGTCTACGGCGTGACGCGCGAGCGCATCCGTCAGATCGAGTCCAAGACCATGTCGAAGCTGCGCCACCCGTCCCGTTCGCAGGTGCTGCGCGACTACCTCGACTAG